Proteins encoded by one window of Leptospiraceae bacterium:
- a CDS encoding lipid A deacylase LpxR family protein yields MLISSQNRFIIRLLFITSLLLFYVSAIFANDMENEKKSSKQILRLTWENDVFLLTDREYTNGIRMEYGVYKKWYTPSSFALNGLTSIIPYLANPSYHYSGISGLQTLQTPTNLSRSDIVYGERPYSSLGLAASSSTVWWSKSSLGLEFGLGKIGSDVQGKSIQTIIHKLIQAPIPQGWNSQIPNRNGFQINMDHKYFWKKEIGWQTGVKLGTFDTSLTIGPVFRWGKISSPVSHGTLLNDSSPIYPTEESEMYFWIRPQVKYQSLNTTLQGTGKGLPDSSNLNELSNLVSQTQPNSLIGSPLYSQVNEDRDANSMTRFLVYEELLHQETSKGLNYLIFNSVFNGGAPIDSGAKSLILYDISNHNLNRADYQFLDYFILDTLSRSETKTQNIFSKYIAYQYLFRNEPDNKNSLALASALLINEKMEIKDME; encoded by the coding sequence ATGCTAATTAGCTCCCAAAATAGATTTATTATTAGACTTTTATTTATAACAAGTCTCTTACTTTTTTACGTCTCCGCCATATTTGCCAATGATATGGAGAACGAAAAGAAATCTTCTAAACAAATACTTAGACTTACATGGGAAAATGATGTCTTCTTGTTAACAGATCGTGAATATACAAATGGAATTCGAATGGAATATGGTGTATATAAAAAATGGTATACTCCTTCTAGCTTTGCTCTAAATGGATTAACATCAATTATCCCCTATCTAGCCAATCCAAGTTATCACTACTCAGGAATTTCTGGACTCCAAACCTTACAGACTCCAACGAATCTAAGCCGCTCTGATATTGTTTATGGAGAAAGACCCTATAGTAGTTTGGGGCTAGCAGCAAGCAGTTCCACTGTTTGGTGGAGCAAAAGTTCTTTAGGATTGGAATTTGGTTTAGGCAAGATTGGTTCTGATGTGCAAGGCAAAAGCATTCAAACAATCATTCATAAACTTATACAGGCACCGATTCCGCAAGGCTGGAATAGTCAGATTCCAAATCGAAATGGTTTTCAGATTAATATGGATCATAAGTATTTTTGGAAGAAAGAAATTGGGTGGCAAACAGGTGTTAAACTCGGAACCTTTGATACATCACTCACAATCGGTCCTGTGTTTCGATGGGGAAAAATTTCTAGTCCTGTCTCTCATGGAACTTTATTAAATGATTCAAGTCCGATTTATCCTACGGAAGAATCGGAAATGTATTTTTGGATAAGACCACAGGTTAAATATCAATCGTTAAACACAACCTTGCAAGGCACAGGGAAGGGGCTTCCAGATTCAAGTAATCTAAATGAGTTAAGCAACTTGGTTTCTCAAACACAGCCGAACTCGTTAATCGGAAGTCCGTTGTATTCCCAAGTCAATGAAGATAGAGATGCAAATTCTATGACAAGATTTTTAGTCTATGAAGAATTATTACACCAAGAAACTTCTAAGGGATTGAATTATTTAATCTTCAATTCTGTTTTTAATGGAGGAGCTCCCATTGATTCAGGTGCGAAATCATTGATTCTTTATGATATATCAAATCACAATTTGAACCGAGCAGATTACCAATTCTTGGATTATTTTATTCTTGATACTCTATCAAGAAGTGAAACTAAAACACAAAATATTTTCTCTAAATACATTGCCTATCAATATCTATTTCGAAATGAACCGGATAATAAAAATAGCCTCGCGTTGGCTTCTGCATTACTAATAAACGAAAAGATGGAAATCAAAGATATGGAGTAG
- a CDS encoding LLM class flavin-dependent oxidoreductase yields the protein MKKQLNEIPVSVLDLATIVEGDKPTDSFKKSLAVARRVEQLGFNRYWFAEHHNMENIASSATSVLIGYIAGNTSRIRVGSGGVMLPNHAPLVIAEQFGTLESLYPGRIDLGLGRAPGTDQKTSFALRRNLESSVDGFPQDVMELQSYLAPRGENQKVRAIPGEGTQVPIWLLGSSTYSAQLAGMLGLPFAFASHFAPTHLHEALRLYRQRFTISDQLQKPYSLACINIIAADTDEEAKFLASSFYRLALGIVTNERKPLQPPIANMDTAWKEFEKQTVLQMMKYSFIGSPETIKKNLESFLDETQVDELMVASYVYDNDAKIHSYELIADFFKLEK from the coding sequence ATGAAAAAACAATTAAATGAAATTCCAGTTAGTGTGCTTGACCTTGCAACAATTGTAGAAGGTGATAAACCAACAGATTCTTTTAAAAAAAGTTTAGCAGTGGCAAGGCGTGTGGAGCAACTCGGTTTTAACCGCTACTGGTTTGCTGAGCATCATAATATGGAAAATATTGCAAGCTCTGCTACTTCTGTTTTGATTGGATACATTGCAGGCAATACTTCTCGAATTCGAGTTGGGTCCGGTGGGGTAATGTTGCCTAACCACGCGCCCCTTGTAATTGCAGAGCAATTTGGAACATTGGAGTCTTTATACCCGGGAAGAATTGATCTTGGTTTAGGAAGGGCTCCCGGCACAGATCAAAAAACTTCTTTTGCACTTCGTAGAAATTTAGAATCTTCTGTAGATGGATTTCCACAGGATGTAATGGAATTACAATCCTATCTTGCTCCAAGAGGAGAAAATCAAAAAGTTCGCGCTATACCCGGAGAAGGAACACAAGTTCCTATTTGGCTTTTGGGCTCTAGCACATATAGCGCACAATTAGCTGGAATGTTAGGTTTGCCATTTGCCTTTGCGAGTCATTTTGCTCCTACTCATTTGCACGAAGCTCTCAGATTATATCGTCAGCGATTTACGATTTCCGATCAACTGCAAAAACCTTACAGCTTAGCCTGTATAAATATAATAGCAGCCGATACAGACGAAGAAGCAAAATTTCTGGCGAGTTCTTTTTATCGATTAGCATTGGGAATTGTGACTAATGAGCGTAAACCGCTTCAGCCTCCGATTGCAAACATGGATACTGCCTGGAAAGAGTTCGAAAAACAAACTGTCTTACAAATGATGAAATATAGTTTTATCGGAAGCCCAGAAACAATCAAGAAAAATCTAGAATCCTTTTTAGATGAGACTCAAGTCGATGAACTCATGGTAGCCTCTTATGTTTATGACAACGATGCAAAGATTCATTCTTATGAGTTAATTGCAGATTTTTTCAAATTAGAAAAGTAA
- a CDS encoding DUF4256 domain-containing protein, translated as MNKLKSNTKKLSPKQQEDLLNILKTRFEKNKKRNANTANLEWNKIQSKLEANTDKLWSLNEMERTGGEPDVVSYDKKTEEYIFYDCSAESPKDRRSVCYDREALESRKENKPKNNATDMADAMGIAILTEEEYRELQKLGNFDLKTSSWIKTPSEIRKLGGALFCDRRYNTVFVYHNGAESYYAARGFRGLLRV; from the coding sequence ATGAACAAGCTAAAGAGTAATACAAAGAAATTATCGCCGAAACAACAAGAAGATTTACTCAATATATTAAAAACCCGTTTTGAAAAAAATAAGAAACGAAACGCCAACACTGCCAATTTGGAATGGAATAAAATCCAATCTAAATTAGAGGCTAATACGGATAAGCTGTGGTCACTAAACGAAATGGAAAGAACCGGCGGTGAACCCGATGTTGTCAGTTACGATAAAAAAACAGAAGAATACATTTTTTATGATTGTTCAGCGGAAAGTCCTAAAGACCGTAGAAGTGTATGTTATGACCGCGAAGCTCTTGAGTCAAGAAAAGAAAATAAACCAAAGAATAACGCCACTGATATGGCTGATGCAATGGGGATTGCAATTTTAACAGAAGAAGAATACCGCGAATTACAAAAACTAGGAAATTTCGATTTAAAAACATCTAGTTGGATAAAAACACCTTCTGAGATTAGAAAACTCGGTGGTGCTCTCTTCTGCGATCGTCGTTACAATACAGTATTCGTCTATCATAACGGCGCAGAATCTTATTATGCCGCTCGCGGCTTTCGAGGCTTACTAAGAGTATGA